From a region of the Campylobacter showae genome:
- a CDS encoding cytochrome c3 family protein gives MKISKKVLALIILVSGIIGFLVVLPVHYALEETSGEKFCVVCHEMDPMVIAYSNDVHSGKGKSGVRAKCVDCHIPHDNLAKYVLVKAKNGLMEGYIHFFKDPEAIDWHKNREKREHFVFDNGCVSCHTNLVDNKLTSAQAQKMHAHYQSLLNTDKQLTCASCHAEVGHSGLNNMLNYWKPEYKIYEKKAAIKKEEIKKAYFGEDYVGPKEVKAEDKADKNATK, from the coding sequence ATGAAAATTTCAAAGAAAGTACTAGCGCTTATTATATTAGTAAGCGGCATTATAGGGTTTTTAGTCGTACTTCCCGTGCATTACGCCCTAGAAGAAACTAGCGGAGAGAAGTTTTGCGTAGTGTGTCACGAGATGGATCCTATGGTTATAGCTTATAGTAACGACGTACATAGCGGCAAAGGCAAAAGCGGAGTAAGGGCTAAATGCGTAGACTGCCACATACCTCACGACAACCTAGCTAAATACGTCCTAGTTAAAGCTAAAAACGGATTGATGGAGGGATATATTCATTTCTTTAAAGACCCTGAGGCTATAGACTGGCATAAAAACAGAGAGAAAAGAGAGCACTTCGTATTTGATAACGGTTGCGTTAGCTGCCATACGAATTTGGTGGATAATAAGCTAACCTCAGCCCAAGCTCAAAAGATGCACGCTCACTATCAAAGCTTGCTAAATACGGATAAGCAACTAACCTGCGCTAGCTGTCACGCCGAGGTAGGCCACAGCGGGCTAAACAATATGCTAAACTACTGGAAGCCTGAATACAAAATCTACGAAAAGAAAGCCGCAATCAAAAAAGAAGAGATAAAGAAGGCATATTTCGGGGAGGATTATGTGGGGCCCAAAGAGGTAAAGGCTGAAGATAAAGCGGATAAAAACGCGACTAAGTAA
- the gatA gene encoding Asp-tRNA(Asn)/Glu-tRNA(Gln) amidotransferase subunit GatA, with protein MITLKKALKLSAGEIAELRNELEKKIFADRELGAYVEQLANLPLDKLGAGVPIAIKDNIQVKGWSVTSASKILQGYIAPYNATVIEKLLAAGLAPFGRTNMDEFAMGNTTENSYYGKTLNPLNRERVAGGSSGGSAAAVGAGLAVAALGSDTGGSIRQPAAFCGCVGLKPTYGRVSRYGLGSYSSSLDQIGPITQNVEDAAILYDIIAGHDDKDSTSADIEFESVADKLNADKKLTICVIENYINEASEETKKALLKAVDILKAAGHKIIYKNLENSKCDIATYYIIATAEASANLSRFDGIRYGRRAEAKNLKELYINSRSEGFGEEVKKRILLGTFVLSSGYYDAYYIKAQKARAYTKAKYEQILSECDLILMPVAPSTAYKFGELKNPLDSYLSDIYTISVNLAGLPAISVPVAKDADGLNVSAQLIAKAWDEKTLLEGALSLENSIKG; from the coding sequence ATGATAACTTTAAAAAAGGCTCTAAAGCTAAGCGCCGGCGAGATAGCCGAGCTTAGAAACGAGCTGGAAAAGAAAATTTTCGCGGACAGGGAGCTTGGCGCTTACGTCGAGCAGTTGGCAAATTTGCCGCTTGACAAACTGGGCGCGGGCGTGCCGATCGCTATCAAAGACAACATCCAGGTAAAAGGCTGGAGCGTAACAAGCGCGTCTAAAATTTTACAAGGCTACATCGCGCCTTATAACGCGACGGTTATAGAAAAACTACTAGCAGCAGGCTTGGCGCCGTTTGGCCGTACGAATATGGACGAATTTGCCATGGGAAATACGACCGAAAACAGCTACTACGGCAAAACGCTAAATCCGCTAAACCGCGAAAGAGTCGCAGGCGGTAGCTCTGGCGGCTCGGCTGCCGCAGTAGGCGCGGGACTAGCCGTGGCTGCCCTAGGAAGCGATACGGGCGGCTCGATACGCCAGCCTGCGGCATTTTGCGGTTGCGTGGGACTAAAGCCGACCTACGGACGCGTGAGCCGCTACGGCCTGGGCTCATACTCTAGCTCGCTAGATCAGATCGGCCCAATAACGCAAAACGTCGAGGACGCCGCGATCCTGTACGACATCATCGCAGGACACGACGACAAAGACAGCACGAGCGCGGATATAGAATTTGAAAGCGTAGCAGACAAGCTAAACGCGGATAAAAAACTCACGATCTGCGTCATCGAAAACTACATAAACGAAGCCTCGGAAGAGACCAAAAAAGCGCTTTTAAAGGCGGTCGATATTTTAAAAGCCGCAGGCCACAAAATAATCTATAAAAATTTAGAAAACTCAAAATGCGACATCGCGACCTACTACATCATCGCCACGGCCGAAGCCAGCGCAAATCTCAGCCGCTTTGACGGCATAAGATACGGACGCAGAGCCGAAGCTAAAAATTTAAAAGAACTCTACATCAACTCGCGCTCGGAAGGGTTCGGCGAAGAGGTAAAAAAGCGAATTTTACTCGGCACTTTCGTACTTAGCAGCGGCTACTACGACGCATACTACATCAAAGCGCAAAAAGCTCGCGCTTACACTAAGGCTAAGTACGAGCAAATTTTGAGCGAATGCGACCTCATTTTGATGCCGGTCGCCCCTAGCACGGCGTATAAATTCGGCGAGCTAAAAAACCCGCTAGACTCCTATCTATCAGACATCTATACGATCAGCGTAAATTTAGCCGGCCTGCCTGCCATATCGGTTCCGGTAGCCAAGGACGCAGACGGCCTAAACGTCTCAGCCCAGCTCATCGCAAAGGCGTGGGATGAAAAAACGCTGCTAGAAGGCGCGCTCAGTTTAGAAAACTCTATAAAAGGATAA
- the ppk2 gene encoding polyphosphate kinase 2: protein MSKNGTDSVKFDYEHELRKLQIELLKFQNHVKEQGLRVLIIIEGRDAAGKGGSIKRLTEHLNPRGCRIVALEKPSDVERSQWYFQRYVAHLPSAGEIVIFDRSWYNRAGVEPVMGFCTQEEHKEFLREVPKFEEMIKNSGIIFFKFYLSVSKEEQKKRFKERLTDPLKQFKISPVDEKSQELWDQYTIAKYSMLLASNTPFCPWTIIVSDSKKQARINLFRYILANVEYPKKIDAKNFECDEGIVRSGEEEIRQMEANLKNEKLSKMNG from the coding sequence GTGAGTAAAAACGGCACGGATAGCGTGAAATTCGACTACGAGCACGAACTACGAAAACTACAAATCGAGCTTTTAAAATTTCAAAATCACGTAAAAGAGCAGGGTCTGCGAGTACTCATCATCATCGAGGGGCGCGACGCGGCGGGCAAGGGCGGCTCGATAAAGCGCCTAACCGAGCACCTAAATCCGCGCGGATGCCGCATCGTGGCGCTTGAAAAGCCAAGCGACGTCGAGCGCTCGCAGTGGTATTTCCAGCGTTACGTCGCACATTTGCCAAGCGCCGGCGAGATCGTGATCTTTGACCGTTCGTGGTACAACCGCGCTGGCGTCGAGCCTGTGATGGGCTTTTGCACGCAGGAGGAGCACAAGGAGTTTTTACGCGAGGTGCCTAAATTTGAGGAGATGATCAAAAACTCGGGCATCATTTTCTTTAAATTTTACCTCTCGGTTTCAAAAGAGGAGCAAAAAAAGCGCTTCAAAGAGCGCCTCACCGACCCGCTAAAGCAGTTTAAAATCTCCCCCGTGGATGAAAAAAGCCAGGAGCTCTGGGATCAGTACACCATCGCAAAATACTCGATGCTACTAGCTTCAAACACGCCGTTTTGCCCATGGACGATCATCGTCTCAGACAGTAAAAAGCAGGCTCGCATAAATCTTTTTAGATACATCCTAGCAAACGTCGAATACCCGAAAAAAATAGACGCCAAAAACTTTGAGTGCGACGAAGGTATCGTAAGGAGCGGCGAGGAGGAGATACGCCAGATGGAGGCAAACCTCAAAAACGAGAAGCTATCTAAGATGAACGGATAA
- the metX gene encoding homoserine O-acetyltransferase MetX encodes MLNLKTGKVKFDEPLYLESGRILPEFELAYETYGELNEDKSNVIVVCHALTGSHHAAGRYENEQKFGWWDALVGESKGIDTSKFFVICVNILGSNFGSTNPLSIEKSTGKQYRLRFPVLTISDVVKAQMRLFEHLGIESAHAVVGGSLGGMQALCFAIEFPNFTKNVIILASTYQSKAWAIAFNKIAIEGILRDPGFKDGQYDENDIAAQGLTGMALGRMAGHISFLSPSSMDSKFGRNYVETDGLYELTGRFQVDRYMEYNGHSFPKRFDPLSYLYIVKMMNIFDCTRHYDDLAHALLPICANVTLIAFSGDMLFPPSCMRQMHETLHSIGKACNYHEIDSDYGHDAFLVEVDKFEKIIKKVLDE; translated from the coding sequence GTGCTAAATTTAAAAACCGGCAAAGTAAAATTTGACGAGCCGCTCTATCTGGAGAGCGGCCGAATTTTACCCGAATTTGAGCTCGCTTACGAAACCTACGGCGAGCTAAACGAGGATAAAAGCAACGTCATAGTCGTCTGTCACGCGCTAACGGGTAGCCACCATGCCGCAGGAAGATACGAAAATGAGCAGAAATTCGGCTGGTGGGACGCGCTAGTAGGCGAGAGCAAGGGTATAGATACGAGCAAATTTTTCGTCATCTGCGTAAATATCCTCGGCTCGAATTTTGGCTCGACAAATCCACTAAGTATCGAAAAAAGTACGGGCAAGCAGTATCGTTTGCGCTTTCCGGTGCTTACTATCAGCGACGTCGTAAAGGCGCAGATGAGGCTTTTTGAGCACTTAGGCATAGAGAGCGCGCATGCGGTCGTGGGTGGCAGCCTAGGCGGTATGCAGGCGCTTTGTTTTGCGATCGAGTTTCCAAATTTTACCAAAAACGTCATCATCCTAGCCAGCACATATCAGAGCAAAGCCTGGGCGATCGCGTTTAACAAAATCGCGATCGAGGGCATCCTGCGCGATCCGGGTTTCAAAGACGGTCAATACGACGAAAACGACATCGCCGCGCAGGGGCTAACCGGCATGGCGCTAGGACGTATGGCCGGACACATCAGCTTTCTCTCGCCTAGCTCCATGGACTCCAAATTTGGCCGCAACTACGTAGAAACCGACGGCCTTTACGAGCTTACGGGGCGGTTTCAGGTCGATCGCTACATGGAGTACAACGGCCACAGCTTTCCAAAGCGCTTTGATCCGCTGAGCTACCTTTACATCGTAAAGATGATGAATATCTTTGACTGCACGCGCCACTACGACGATCTCGCGCATGCCCTTTTGCCTATTTGCGCCAATGTTACGCTTATAGCATTTAGCGGCGATATGCTATTTCCACCAAGCTGTATGCGGCAGATGCACGAGACGCTGCACAGCATCGGCAAGGCGTGCAACTACCACGAGATAGACAGCGACTACGGCCACGACGCGTTTTTGGTCGAGGTAGATAAATTTGAAAAAATCATAAAAAAGGTTTTAGATGAGTGA
- a CDS encoding tyrosine-type recombinase/integrase → MLTTAPTKTKQDAFVESLPAPTERISRSYRIPDTRKLYVEVFKNGTKKFKLRYFKNHRQRYISVGEFPLITVAQAELKAFEIERQIVNDEYVSRQAKEEFYKVAEKAIEAYGKAKNLKQKTIQHYKKRLNIINRTLARKPIHEINVSDLRKIYSEYEERGALEMLKRINQLFQIVFKYAIKKEFIKKTKNPLLELDYDKNYEHYRAATAVHHPILTTKEDVAAFLKNVANCPDTALISAVATLLMFNTGLRLESVCEIRWGYFNEDFSTLFYSKSALKGEKATEDSRQDLILPIAPSMARILAAYKNTVNANVRKHDDIVFLGRNFEGKPRPINKDALREYVKRVSDDKITPHGARGTLTTWTKKLFDEHGLPLAYIRMYLHQKCEKDEVGISYTHLDYTDGEVQKHLRKMAEWWEGFLLARYDYTEKILSKLF, encoded by the coding sequence ATGCTAACTACTGCACCGACAAAGACAAAACAAGACGCTTTCGTTGAAAGCCTGCCCGCGCCGACGGAGAGAATATCCCGAAGCTACCGCATACCTGACACGAGAAAACTCTACGTTGAAGTATTCAAAAATGGAACTAAAAAATTTAAGCTCCGCTACTTCAAAAATCATAGGCAAAGATACATATCAGTCGGCGAATTCCCCTTGATAACGGTCGCGCAAGCCGAGCTTAAGGCGTTTGAAATCGAGCGACAGATAGTCAACGACGAATACGTCTCTCGCCAAGCTAAGGAAGAATTCTACAAAGTAGCCGAAAAGGCTATAGAGGCATACGGCAAGGCGAAAAACCTAAAACAGAAGACGATACAGCATTACAAAAAACGCCTAAACATCATAAACCGAACGCTTGCGAGAAAGCCGATACACGAAATTAACGTATCAGATTTGCGAAAAATCTATAGCGAATACGAAGAGCGCGGCGCGCTAGAAATGCTTAAGAGGATAAACCAATTATTCCAAATTGTTTTCAAATACGCGATAAAAAAAGAATTCATCAAAAAGACGAAAAACCCTCTGTTGGAACTCGACTACGACAAAAACTACGAGCACTACCGCGCCGCAACAGCCGTGCACCACCCTATTTTGACGACGAAAGAAGACGTCGCCGCATTCCTGAAAAACGTTGCAAATTGCCCCGATACTGCGCTAATAAGCGCAGTAGCGACGCTGCTAATGTTTAATACGGGGCTAAGGCTGGAAAGCGTATGCGAGATAAGGTGGGGCTACTTCAATGAAGATTTTTCGACCCTTTTCTATTCAAAAAGCGCGCTAAAGGGCGAAAAAGCAACGGAAGACTCAAGACAAGACCTAATCTTACCTATCGCGCCCTCTATGGCTCGAATATTAGCTGCATATAAGAACACGGTAAACGCCAACGTCAGAAAGCACGACGACATCGTATTTTTAGGGCGAAATTTTGAGGGAAAGCCGCGCCCAATCAATAAAGACGCGCTTCGCGAATACGTGAAACGCGTAAGCGACGACAAAATCACGCCGCACGGGGCGCGCGGCACGCTGACCACGTGGACGAAAAAGCTATTCGACGAACACGGCTTGCCCCTCGCATATATCCGAATGTATTTGCACCAAAAGTGCGAAAAAGACGAGGTCGGCATAAGTTATACACATTTGGATTATACCGACGGGGAAGTCCAAAAGCACCTGCGAAAAATGGCGGAGTGGTGGGAAGGCTTTTTGTTGGCTAGATACGACTACACGGAAAAAATACTCTCGAAGTTGTTTTGA
- the guaB gene encoding IMP dehydrogenase, with amino-acid sequence MKIVTKALTFDDVLLVPQYSEILPKQVDIKTRFSRNVELNIPIVSAAMDTVTEHRAAIMMARLGGIGVIHKNMDIQSQVKEVRRVKKSESGVIIDPISISPNASVGSALDMMADLHISGVPVVDEENKLIGILTNRDLRFENDRSVLVKDRMTKAPLITAPKGCTLDDAEKIFSQNRVEKLPIVDKDGHLEGLITIKDLKKRKEYPNANKDAYGRLRVAAAIGVGQMDRAKALAEAGVDVIVIDSAHGHSKGVLDTLRQVKAELKVDVVAGNIANPAAVKDLAEAGADGIKVGIGPGSICTTRVVAGVGVPQIFAVDSCSAEAAKYGIPVIADGGLKYSGDVAKALAAGASCVMAGSLLAGCEETPGEVITFQGRQYKVYRGMGSIGAMTKGSSDRYFQEGTAQDKLVPEGIEGRVPFAGSIKEVVHQLIGGLRSAMGYMGSKDIKTLQEKAQFVEITSAGLKESHVHDVVITQEAPNYKVN; translated from the coding sequence ATGAAGATAGTTACGAAGGCTCTCACCTTTGACGACGTTTTGCTCGTCCCGCAGTACTCCGAAATTTTGCCTAAACAAGTCGATATAAAAACGCGCTTTAGCAGAAACGTGGAGCTAAATATCCCGATCGTATCGGCTGCGATGGACACCGTCACCGAGCACCGCGCGGCGATCATGATGGCGCGCCTGGGCGGTATCGGCGTCATACATAAAAACATGGACATACAAAGTCAGGTCAAAGAGGTCCGCCGCGTAAAAAAAAGCGAAAGCGGCGTGATCATCGATCCTATCTCCATCTCGCCAAACGCTAGCGTAGGCTCCGCGCTTGATATGATGGCGGATCTGCATATCTCGGGCGTTCCGGTCGTAGACGAGGAAAATAAACTAATAGGAATCCTAACCAACCGCGATTTGAGATTTGAAAACGATAGAAGCGTCCTCGTGAAAGATAGGATGACCAAAGCTCCGCTAATCACAGCTCCAAAGGGCTGCACGCTAGACGACGCGGAGAAAATTTTCTCTCAAAACCGCGTAGAAAAGCTGCCTATCGTCGATAAAGACGGCCACCTAGAGGGCCTCATAACCATAAAAGATCTAAAAAAACGCAAAGAGTATCCAAACGCAAACAAAGACGCCTACGGCAGACTCCGCGTAGCAGCAGCCATCGGAGTAGGGCAAATGGATAGGGCAAAAGCCCTAGCAGAAGCCGGCGTTGACGTCATCGTCATAGACTCCGCTCACGGTCACTCAAAAGGCGTACTAGATACACTAAGACAGGTTAAAGCCGAGCTAAAAGTGGACGTCGTCGCGGGAAATATCGCAAATCCTGCCGCCGTCAAAGACCTAGCCGAAGCAGGCGCAGACGGCATAAAGGTAGGCATAGGACCGGGCTCTATCTGCACCACTCGCGTGGTAGCGGGCGTTGGCGTACCTCAAATTTTCGCCGTCGATAGCTGCTCAGCCGAAGCTGCAAAATACGGCATCCCTGTTATCGCAGACGGCGGACTAAAGTACTCGGGCGACGTAGCCAAAGCCCTGGCCGCAGGCGCTAGCTGCGTGATGGCAGGTAGCTTGCTAGCGGGCTGCGAGGAGACTCCTGGCGAGGTGATAACATTCCAAGGACGCCAGTACAAAGTCTACCGCGGCATGGGAAGTATCGGCGCGATGACGAAAGGCAGCAGCGATAGGTATTTCCAAGAAGGCACCGCTCAAGATAAACTCGTGCCTGAAGGCATCGAGGGCCGCGTACCGTTTGCAGGCAGTATAAAAGAGGTCGTACATCAGCTAATTGGCGGCCTACGAAGTGCGATGGGCTATATGGGCTCAAAAGATATCAAGACTCTTCAGGAAAAAGCCCAGTTTGTCGAGATTACTAGCGCTGGACTAAAAGAGAGCCACGTCCACGACGTAGTAATCACGCAAGAAGCCCCTAACTACAAAGTCAATTAG
- a CDS encoding flavocytochrome c — translation MKNSNVSRRDFVKLSMVGAGALALGGVNAQAAVNTKDVKFDEEWDVVIVGSGFAGLAAGITAAEKGNKVLILEKMGRVGGNSVINGGIFAVPNSDKQKAEGIKDSNELFIKDCLKAGRGLNHVDLIDTIATRAQDAYKLTLKCGAKYIDKVTHAGGHSVPRSLQTANGSGSGIVQPMVEYFKNLQGCELRQRAKFDEFVLGEDGGVDGVIIREDYKFDPKSQKDDAENTTGTKKVIKAKKGVVLAAGGFCRDVFFRQVQDPSILPTTDSTNHPGATAGAMKEAFRIGATPVQLSWIQFGPWACPDEKGFGVGSMFNVNGSFRYGISVDPRTGKRYMNELADRRTRSQAMFKVIDAKADIYPINFCDSEGVKNMVIPEHYTKPLESGVLKKFETLDELAAAYKIPAAELKKTVERYNSFVKSGKDEDFGKPMDKTTTNGVDISKPPFYAMRGTPKLHHTMGGIDINTKAQVISLQTEMPIPRLFAAGEITGGVHGASRLGSVAIADCLTFGMIAGENIG, via the coding sequence ATGAAAAACTCAAACGTTTCAAGAAGAGATTTTGTTAAGTTAAGTATGGTAGGTGCCGGAGCTTTAGCTCTAGGCGGAGTAAATGCGCAAGCAGCCGTTAACACTAAGGACGTCAAATTTGACGAGGAGTGGGACGTAGTTATCGTTGGTTCCGGTTTTGCAGGACTAGCAGCTGGTATCACCGCAGCCGAAAAGGGCAATAAAGTCCTAATCCTAGAAAAAATGGGACGCGTCGGCGGTAACTCCGTTATTAACGGCGGTATATTTGCCGTTCCAAACAGCGACAAACAAAAAGCCGAAGGCATCAAAGATAGCAACGAGCTATTTATCAAAGACTGCCTAAAAGCAGGCCGCGGCCTAAACCACGTAGATCTCATCGACACCATCGCTACTCGTGCTCAAGACGCATATAAACTAACTCTAAAATGCGGCGCTAAATACATAGATAAAGTTACTCACGCAGGCGGACACAGCGTACCTAGATCGCTTCAAACAGCTAACGGCTCAGGATCGGGCATCGTTCAGCCGATGGTAGAATACTTTAAAAACCTACAAGGCTGCGAGCTAAGACAAAGGGCTAAATTTGACGAATTCGTCCTAGGCGAGGACGGCGGCGTAGACGGCGTGATCATCAGAGAGGATTATAAATTTGATCCAAAGAGCCAAAAAGACGATGCCGAAAACACTACGGGAACTAAAAAAGTTATAAAAGCTAAAAAAGGCGTAGTACTAGCTGCGGGAGGATTTTGCCGCGACGTATTCTTTAGACAGGTTCAAGACCCGTCTATCCTGCCTACTACGGATAGCACAAACCATCCGGGCGCAACAGCCGGCGCTATGAAAGAGGCGTTTAGGATCGGCGCTACACCTGTTCAGCTAAGCTGGATACAGTTTGGTCCATGGGCATGCCCTGATGAAAAAGGCTTTGGCGTTGGCTCTATGTTTAACGTAAACGGAAGCTTCCGCTACGGTATCTCAGTCGATCCAAGAACCGGCAAACGCTATATGAACGAGCTAGCAGACCGCCGCACTCGCTCTCAAGCTATGTTTAAAGTAATCGACGCAAAAGCCGATATCTATCCGATCAACTTCTGCGACTCTGAGGGTGTAAAAAACATGGTCATACCTGAACACTACACCAAACCGCTAGAGTCCGGCGTACTAAAGAAATTTGAAACCCTAGACGAACTAGCCGCAGCTTATAAAATCCCTGCTGCAGAGCTAAAAAAGACCGTCGAGAGATATAACAGCTTCGTTAAATCAGGCAAGGACGAAGACTTTGGCAAACCTATGGATAAAACCACTACAAACGGCGTAGATATCTCTAAACCACCTTTCTACGCTATGCGCGGTACGCCAAAACTTCACCACACTATGGGCGGTATCGATATCAATACCAAAGCTCAGGTCATCTCTCTACAAACAGAGATGCCTATCCCAAGATTATTTGCCGCAGGCGAGATCACGGGCGGCGTACACGGAGCCAGCCGCTTAGGTAGCGTAGCGATAGCCGACTGCTTAACGTTTGGTATGATAGCGGGAGAGAATATAGGCTAA
- a CDS encoding cytochrome c3 family protein: protein MKHKAFLALCASMLLCSFAFSAGAPSAKITSLVDLNVTDELRAKHPLKPHHEKLSFTCLDCHEGQGNDASKFKSIGDKGCLSCHGDKKKIAKRLEYMDLLKANPHNSVHDGPTLYCDECHNEHKKSTNMCTECHEHEVPQWMGVTP from the coding sequence ATGAAACACAAAGCGTTTCTCGCCTTGTGCGCATCTATGCTACTATGCTCTTTTGCATTTAGCGCAGGAGCCCCAAGCGCAAAGATAACGTCTTTAGTCGATCTTAACGTCACCGACGAGCTGCGAGCCAAACACCCTTTAAAGCCTCATCACGAAAAACTAAGCTTCACCTGTCTTGATTGTCACGAAGGACAAGGAAACGACGCTAGTAAATTTAAATCTATCGGCGATAAAGGCTGTTTGTCCTGTCACGGCGACAAGAAAAAGATAGCTAAAAGACTAGAATACATGGATCTGCTAAAAGCAAATCCTCACAACTCGGTTCACGACGGCCCTACGCTATACTGCGACGAGTGCCACAACGAGCATAAAAAATCAACCAATATGTGCACGGAGTGCCACGAACACGAAGTTCCGCAATGGATGGGGGTAACGCCATGA
- the xseB gene encoding exodeoxyribonuclease VII small subunit gives MSENLSEDFESKLAKANEILKQLGDENLSLEQSVKLHKEGKKLLEEAGEILQNAKLVVKDADDE, from the coding sequence ATGAGTGAAAATTTAAGCGAGGATTTTGAAAGCAAACTCGCCAAAGCAAATGAAATTTTAAAACAGCTCGGCGATGAAAATTTAAGCCTAGAGCAAAGCGTCAAGCTGCATAAAGAGGGCAAAAAGCTACTCGAGGAAGCAGGTGAGATCCTGCAAAACGCAAAGCTAGTGGTAAAGGATGCAGACGATGAATAA
- the dsbD gene encoding protein-disulfide reductase DsbD, producing MIFRMIFAAILTCCTMFAEPLPVKEAFGLTAHADEQNVEFRFAPAPNIHVYKDSLAASLGDKNLNSHLNFPKAEIYDEREVYTGKFSLFVPINLLKGLSGSENFTLKLEYQGCAKDGICYQPQVLKFGVKKSLAGYSVAQIIEAAEPEFAGSQAPLSEQDSIAASLSSANFLLSLATFFGYGLLLSLTPCIFPMIPILSSIIVSKQASSAHDGKNGAVNLSAVDENSVEFDSGNPHAKNVKSKSSRATSGFFLSLIYVFAMACAYAVAGVAASVFGSGVQSALQTPAVLIGFSLVFVALALSMFGLYELQMPLAMQNALSKKAQSKGGIIGVFAMGFLSALIASPCVAAPLAGALLYIAQSGNALFGGLALFTMGLGMGVPLLLIGASSGKILPRPGAWMDKIKTIFGFIMLIMAVWLSARVMGTRVELLLYGVIGVFASVFFGAFDATSSEQSGGKKLLKGAALLAFIYSVLLIVGSFSGAKSALNPLEGFKNAGGAGVNLSKNEPNFIAISNLTELENAVKSSSRPVLIDFYATWCASCNELDEITFKDEAVLKKLDNFTLLRVDVTKNSSDDAQIMKKFGLIGPPAILFFRAGSDVQDELKNARLIGFYPPEKFLAHLEKFGL from the coding sequence ATGATTTTTAGGATGATTTTTGCGGCGATTCTGACTTGCTGCACTATGTTTGCCGAACCGCTTCCCGTTAAAGAAGCCTTCGGTCTCACCGCACACGCCGACGAGCAAAACGTCGAGTTTAGATTCGCCCCCGCGCCAAATATCCACGTCTATAAAGACAGTCTCGCGGCAAGCCTAGGCGACAAAAATCTAAACTCGCATCTAAACTTTCCAAAGGCCGAAATTTACGACGAACGCGAGGTTTATACGGGCAAATTTAGCCTTTTCGTGCCGATAAATTTGCTAAAAGGGCTTAGCGGCAGCGAAAATTTCACTCTAAAGCTCGAATACCAAGGCTGCGCCAAAGACGGCATCTGTTATCAGCCGCAAGTGCTCAAATTTGGCGTCAAAAAGAGCCTTGCCGGCTACTCCGTCGCGCAGATAATAGAGGCCGCCGAGCCTGAATTTGCCGGCTCGCAAGCGCCGCTTTCTGAGCAAGACTCCATCGCCGCAAGCCTTAGCAGTGCAAATTTCCTCCTCTCGCTCGCTACGTTTTTTGGCTACGGATTGCTACTATCGCTCACTCCTTGTATCTTTCCGATGATCCCGATCCTATCATCTATCATCGTCTCAAAACAAGCTAGCAGCGCGCATGACGGCAAAAACGGCGCCGTAAATTTAAGCGCGGTAGACGAAAACTCAGTCGAATTTGATAGCGGTAACCCGCACGCTAAAAACGTCAAAAGCAAAAGCTCGCGCGCTACGAGCGGCTTTTTCCTATCTCTTATCTACGTTTTTGCGATGGCCTGCGCCTACGCGGTAGCAGGCGTGGCGGCTAGCGTTTTTGGCTCGGGCGTGCAAAGCGCGCTGCAAACCCCGGCCGTACTGATCGGTTTTAGCCTCGTTTTCGTCGCGCTCGCGCTTTCGATGTTCGGGCTTTACGAACTTCAGATGCCCCTTGCTATGCAAAACGCGCTTAGCAAAAAAGCCCAAAGCAAAGGCGGCATAATCGGCGTTTTTGCGATGGGATTTTTATCCGCGCTCATCGCTAGCCCCTGCGTCGCCGCACCTCTTGCGGGCGCGCTGCTTTATATCGCGCAGAGCGGAAACGCGCTGTTTGGCGGGCTTGCGCTCTTTACGATGGGGCTTGGCATGGGCGTGCCGCTACTGCTCATTGGAGCAAGCTCGGGTAAAATTTTGCCGCGACCGGGCGCATGGATGGATAAAATAAAGACGATTTTTGGCTTTATCATGCTGATAATGGCGGTTTGGCTGAGCGCGCGCGTGATGGGTACTAGAGTGGAGCTGCTGCTTTACGGCGTCATCGGCGTGTTTGCTAGCGTATTTTTCGGAGCTTTTGATGCGACAAGTAGCGAGCAAAGCGGCGGCAAAAAACTACTAAAAGGTGCGGCGCTATTAGCCTTTATCTACTCCGTCTTGCTGATCGTAGGCTCCTTTTCGGGCGCTAAATCAGCGCTAAATCCGCTCGAAGGTTTTAAAAATGCAGGCGGCGCAGGCGTAAATTTGAGTAAAAATGAGCCAAATTTTATCGCCATCTCAAATTTGACCGAGCTAGAAAATGCGGTAAAAAGCTCGTCTAGGCCCGTACTAATCGACTTTTATGCGACTTGGTGCGCTAGCTGTAACGAGCTTGACGAGATTACTTTTAAAGACGAAGCCGTGCTAAAAAAGCTAGATAATTTCACTCTTTTGCGAGTGGACGTAACGAAAAATAGCAGTGACGACGCACAGATAATGAAAAAATTCGGACTCATCGGGCCGCCTGCGATCCTATTTTTCCGTGCAGGTAGCGACGTGCAAGACGAGCTAAAAAACGCGCGACTCATCGGATTTTATCCGCCCGAAAAGTTTTTAGCTCATCTTGAAAAATTCGGGCTGTGA